TCGCCGCCGGCACCCCGGTTGCCTACGGACGGATCGTGGAGTGGAAGGGGAGACCGGAGGTGGACATCTTCTGGGGCGGGGAGAGTGCCCTCTTCGATAAGCTCACCGACCAGAAGCTCCTGAGCAAGCTGGACCTTTCGAAGGCCAGCTGGGACGCCATCCCGGTCTCCGTCGGCAAGCCCAAGCCGATTCCCCTGAAGGACCCGCGCGGCTACTGGGTGGGCACGGCGCTCGAGCCCTACGGCCTGGTCTATCATCCGCGCGTCCTCAAGCGGCTCGGGGTCCCCGACCTCAAGACCTGGGACGACCTCCTGGACCCACGGCTGAAGGGAAACGTGGCCCAGTGCGCACCCACCCGAAGCAGCAGCAGCAACGCCACCTACGAGGTGATCCTCCAGAGCCTCGGGGAGGAGAAGGGCTGGGACTGGCTGAAGAAGCTGGCGGGCAACTCCGGCATCTTCACCGCCCGGAGCCGTGACGTGCCTTCCGTCGTGGCGAAGGGGGAGTTTGCCGCGGGGTTCGCCGTCCCCTCCTACATGGCCTTCGAGGAGCGACTGGCCGGCTTTGACATCAAGTTCGTCGCCCCACAGAATGCCTTCGTCACCCCGGAACCGATGGCCATCCTGGCCGGGGCGAAGCACCCGAAGGCAGCCGCCGCCTTCATCGAGTTCCTCCTCACCGAGCGGGGCCAGCGGGTCTTCATGGAACGGGGTCTCTTCCCCATCACCCCCAAGTACCGGGTTCAGGGAGCCCCGGGCTCGCCGGCGGAGATGGCGGTCGAGTTCACCGGGGGCGTGCGGTCGTACTT
The genomic region above belongs to Candidatus Methylomirabilis sp. and contains:
- a CDS encoding extracellular solute-binding protein, with translation MRRIRTALLGGLALALAVGLVPGMAAAQAIEDELVLITPVSKFIHDAALKAFAEYAKETWNVTVKVNALAAGTPVAYGRIVEWKGRPEVDIFWGGESALFDKLTDQKLLSKLDLSKASWDAIPVSVGKPKPIPLKDPRGYWVGTALEPYGLVYHPRVLKRLGVPDLKTWDDLLDPRLKGNVAQCAPTRSSSSNATYEVILQSLGEEKGWDWLKKLAGNSGIFTARSRDVPSVVAKGEFAAGFAVPSYMAFEERLAGFDIKFVAPQNAFVTPEPMAILAGAKHPKAAAAFIEFLLTERGQRVFMERGLFPITPKYRVQGAPGSPAEMAVEFTGGVRSYFESDVSNVYDDAIANKRSESLKAKYRAEIEAKWEELKKAQ